The Estrella lausannensis genome window below encodes:
- a CDS encoding ABC transporter substrate-binding protein yields the protein MFTRPIATYTIAFLLIFSWWMLAFRLHEADEPKSIIHKGSAAHSRELLIHEETTCQLVEKEVLKRALFGDTNLMAELILRWDIEAKILEKDGVKGIKRLSDDKLIESQKIARLLHVGRTETSSFSYRSDEMSVVIDDMGSPFDLTLKREKILPQTYMAASILLALKGQESIIALPKGLKKQNHIYPSELTDSIPLEFDRYASEAICTQQPDIAFVSKYYSNPSSIDLLRSQEVDLFFVRDISSVEDLQEAINDISDVIGEPMKGRLLKTFVEAVFIAIDNWRTGCGFSLQGKKVMALTYYNRFFLPGKKTLTDHLLKRMGVDNYAALLPQDPRLESFSVPITEEEIAYFNPDLMIVLTDKPSEMEKLLSARPFLDEITAKIQNTISYISEDIQLTPSQVIALAYLDLNASVVKLFQRETSAKTGQH from the coding sequence ATGTTCACAAGACCTATAGCCACTTACACGATAGCCTTCCTATTGATCTTTTCATGGTGGATGCTCGCCTTTCGCCTGCACGAAGCGGATGAACCCAAGTCCATCATTCACAAAGGGAGTGCGGCGCACTCGAGAGAGCTTTTGATCCATGAGGAGACAACCTGCCAACTGGTGGAAAAAGAGGTGCTGAAGAGGGCTCTTTTTGGCGACACTAACCTAATGGCCGAGCTGATTCTTCGCTGGGACATCGAAGCTAAGATCCTGGAGAAGGATGGGGTTAAAGGAATTAAGAGACTTTCAGATGATAAACTGATCGAAAGCCAGAAAATAGCACGTCTCCTCCATGTCGGCCGCACGGAAACCTCTTCCTTCAGTTACCGATCCGATGAAATGTCTGTCGTTATCGACGATATGGGATCGCCCTTTGATCTGACCTTAAAAAGAGAAAAAATTCTGCCTCAGACATACATGGCGGCAAGCATCCTGCTGGCACTGAAAGGACAAGAGAGTATCATTGCCCTCCCCAAAGGCCTAAAAAAGCAAAACCACATCTATCCGAGCGAACTCACAGACAGCATTCCTCTTGAGTTTGACAGATATGCCAGCGAAGCGATCTGCACCCAGCAGCCGGATATAGCGTTTGTATCGAAATACTACTCCAATCCCTCCTCGATCGATCTCTTACGCTCTCAGGAGGTGGACCTCTTTTTCGTCAGAGATATCAGTTCCGTGGAGGATCTGCAAGAGGCGATCAACGACATCAGCGACGTCATTGGAGAGCCTATGAAAGGGCGCCTACTGAAGACATTTGTCGAAGCTGTATTTATCGCAATCGACAACTGGAGAACCGGCTGCGGATTTTCTCTGCAAGGGAAGAAAGTGATGGCTCTGACTTACTACAACCGCTTTTTTCTTCCAGGAAAGAAAACCCTGACCGATCACCTTCTCAAAAGGATGGGCGTTGATAACTACGCAGCCCTCCTCCCGCAAGACCCGCGCCTTGAGAGCTTCTCTGTACCCATTACGGAAGAGGAAATTGCCTACTTCAATCCGGATTTGATGATCGTTTTAACAGACAAGCCGTCCGAGATGGAGAAGCTGCTTTCAGCGCGTCCCTTCTTAGATGAGATCACGGCAAAAATTCAAAATACCATCTCCTACATTTCCGAAGACATCCAGCTGACGCCTTCGCAAGTGATCGCCCTGGCATACCTCGACCTCAACGCATCTGTCGTTAAACTTTTTCAAAGAGAGACGTCTGCAAAGACGGGACAGCATTGA
- the rsmI gene encoding 16S rRNA (cytidine(1402)-2'-O)-methyltransferase: MLYLIATPIGNLKDITLRAIETLKECDLILCEDTRHSSHLLEHLEIKKPLISFHQFNEAKREEEVLSLLRQGKKIALISDAGTPAISDPGEALVKRLRLEGVPVSPIPGPSSVITALAASGLGTIPFQFLGFFPRTQLETRKTLAAIALFEGTSLFFESPERLLQTLEILSHVGSDWEIVIARELTKTFEEFVRGTPSEVLEKFKGRKILGEIVVLARPAQTLLQKELETMDAKALAEQLQELFDLPLKDAIKIAASWKGISKQNVYREFT; the protein is encoded by the coding sequence ATGCTTTATCTGATAGCGACACCCATAGGCAATCTGAAGGATATTACCCTTAGGGCTATTGAAACACTCAAAGAGTGCGATCTTATCCTTTGCGAAGACACTCGCCACTCCTCTCACTTGCTTGAGCATCTTGAGATTAAAAAACCCCTGATCAGTTTTCACCAGTTTAATGAAGCAAAACGGGAAGAAGAGGTTCTTTCGCTACTCCGCCAAGGAAAGAAAATTGCGCTAATCAGCGACGCAGGGACTCCTGCGATCTCCGATCCGGGTGAGGCCTTGGTCAAGAGGCTGAGACTTGAAGGAGTTCCGGTATCACCCATCCCCGGCCCCTCCTCCGTCATAACAGCCCTCGCAGCTTCAGGACTTGGCACCATCCCCTTCCAATTCCTCGGATTTTTTCCAAGAACCCAGCTTGAAACAAGAAAAACACTCGCTGCCATTGCTCTTTTTGAGGGCACCTCCCTGTTTTTTGAATCTCCGGAAAGATTATTGCAAACGCTGGAAATCCTGTCACATGTTGGAAGCGACTGGGAAATCGTCATCGCCCGCGAGCTAACCAAAACTTTTGAGGAGTTCGTGAGAGGAACCCCCTCAGAAGTGCTGGAGAAATTCAAAGGCCGCAAGATCCTGGGAGAAATCGTTGTCCTGGCTCGGCCAGCGCAGACGCTTTTACAGAAAGAGCTCGAAACAATGGACGCCAAAGCTCTTGCCGAACAATTGCAGGAACTCTTTGACTTGCCTTTGAAAGACGCCATCAAGATAGCCGCTTCCTGGAAAGGCATCTCCAAGCAAAACGTCTACAGGGAGTTTACTTAA
- a CDS encoding glutamine synthetase III, translated as MTNPRFKAILRHGDIIAATKELPPGQLPSESFGKRVFNRSVMQKMLPKEVFQNVIAAQEGREKIKKEFADTIAVAMKEWALSHGATHFSHWFQPLTGLGAEKHDSFIEWAEPGVVIEKFSAKQLIQGEPDASSFPSGGLRTTFEARGYTGWDPTSPVFLWKAGDGITLSIPSVFFSWTGAVLDSKIPLLRSDRKINDAVLRVLKLTGIEAGFVFSTLGMEQEYFVIDRNFRNLRPDLVLLGRTVLGAPSPKGQELQDHYFGAVKDRILRFMRDFEQAAFELGIPVKTRHNEVAPAQHEVAPVFEKASLAIDHNILLMEIMRQVATKHGLCCLLHEKPFHNINGSGKHCNWSLSTDTGINLLDPTDTPENNLHFLIILTAILHAIHRHGKLLRAAIGSVSNDFRLGGHEAPPAILSAYVGRELEALLKNIEEKGWHKSSKGSDSYDLGLHVIPELKQDNTDRNRTSPFAFTGNKFEFRAVGSSFNGSLPITVLNACVADSINEIMDEIERGSSNKRKLNPKELLESVMPVLRKYIKASKAVRFEGDNYSLAWAKEAKKRGLPNIAKSLYAFDALTEKATQKAFTDILRKEELNSRYEILTEIYGHTLNIEAKTIVDLFDTEVLPAVFATIRDLAEAIEEQKDLLGKKAASRQMARLKEIHDLVEKGINLVDRIKILREDADSLAGFERSKELLEEVFPLCLELRGISDSLEALVDDRHWRLPKYREILYMV; from the coding sequence ATGACTAATCCACGCTTCAAGGCTATTCTCAGGCATGGCGACATCATCGCCGCCACTAAAGAACTCCCTCCGGGACAACTTCCTTCCGAAAGTTTTGGTAAACGGGTTTTTAACCGTTCCGTCATGCAGAAAATGCTGCCGAAAGAGGTTTTTCAGAATGTCATCGCAGCCCAAGAGGGCCGCGAGAAAATTAAAAAGGAGTTCGCTGATACGATTGCAGTCGCGATGAAAGAGTGGGCCCTAAGTCATGGCGCGACCCATTTTTCCCACTGGTTTCAGCCCCTGACAGGACTTGGAGCGGAAAAGCATGATTCCTTCATCGAATGGGCCGAACCCGGCGTTGTCATCGAGAAGTTTTCGGCAAAACAGCTCATCCAGGGAGAGCCCGATGCCTCCTCCTTTCCAAGCGGAGGCTTGCGTACAACGTTTGAAGCAAGAGGATATACCGGTTGGGATCCGACATCCCCGGTTTTTCTTTGGAAAGCAGGGGACGGAATTACCTTGTCGATCCCTTCTGTCTTTTTTTCATGGACGGGCGCCGTCTTAGACAGCAAAATCCCGCTCCTGCGCTCTGATAGAAAAATTAACGATGCGGTGCTCAGGGTTTTGAAATTGACGGGAATTGAAGCGGGGTTTGTTTTTTCAACCCTTGGAATGGAGCAGGAATACTTCGTCATCGACAGGAACTTTCGCAACCTAAGGCCAGATCTAGTTTTGCTCGGCCGTACTGTTTTAGGGGCTCCTTCGCCCAAGGGACAGGAGCTTCAGGACCACTACTTCGGTGCTGTTAAGGACCGGATATTAAGGTTCATGCGTGATTTTGAGCAGGCCGCGTTCGAGCTCGGCATCCCCGTTAAAACTCGCCATAATGAGGTGGCTCCCGCGCAGCATGAAGTGGCGCCGGTATTTGAAAAAGCCTCTCTAGCCATCGATCATAATATCCTTCTTATGGAGATCATGCGGCAGGTGGCCACCAAGCACGGGCTTTGTTGCCTCCTGCACGAGAAGCCGTTCCATAATATCAACGGTTCCGGTAAGCACTGCAACTGGTCGCTCTCAACAGACACCGGAATCAACCTGCTGGATCCTACGGATACTCCGGAAAATAACCTGCACTTTCTGATCATTCTGACAGCTATTCTGCACGCTATCCACCGCCATGGAAAGTTGCTGAGAGCTGCTATCGGGTCGGTTTCAAACGACTTCCGCCTGGGCGGGCATGAAGCCCCCCCTGCGATTTTGTCCGCATATGTCGGCAGGGAACTGGAAGCTTTACTGAAAAATATTGAAGAGAAGGGGTGGCACAAAAGCTCTAAGGGAAGCGACAGCTACGATCTTGGCCTCCATGTGATACCGGAACTCAAGCAGGACAATACCGACCGCAACCGCACCTCTCCCTTCGCCTTTACAGGAAACAAATTTGAGTTCAGAGCGGTCGGCTCTTCGTTTAACGGTTCCCTGCCGATCACTGTCTTAAATGCCTGTGTCGCCGACAGCATCAATGAGATCATGGACGAGATCGAAAGAGGAAGCAGCAACAAGAGAAAACTCAATCCAAAGGAGCTGCTCGAGAGCGTGATGCCGGTGCTGCGAAAATACATCAAGGCATCAAAAGCCGTACGTTTTGAAGGAGATAATTATAGCCTCGCCTGGGCTAAGGAGGCTAAAAAACGGGGTTTGCCCAATATCGCCAAGTCCCTTTACGCCTTTGATGCGTTGACCGAAAAAGCAACGCAAAAAGCTTTCACAGATATTCTTCGCAAAGAAGAGCTTAATTCCCGCTACGAAATTCTGACGGAAATCTACGGGCACACCCTCAACATCGAAGCAAAAACAATTGTCGACCTTTTTGATACCGAAGTGCTGCCGGCAGTCTTTGCAACGATTAGGGATCTCGCCGAAGCCATTGAAGAGCAAAAAGATCTTCTCGGCAAGAAAGCGGCTTCCAGGCAAATGGCTAGGTTGAAAGAGATCCACGATCTTGTCGAGAAAGGAATCAATCTGGTCGACAGGATTAAGATCCTCCGGGAGGATGCCGATTCTCTTGCCGGCTTTGAAAGAAGTAAGGAGCTTTTGGAAGAGGTGTTCCCCCTTTGCCTTGAACTCCGAGGGATCTCCGATAGTTTGGAAGCTTTGGTGGATGACAGGCATTGGCGGCTGCCGAAGTACCGTGAAATTCTGTATATGGTGTAG
- the nadD gene encoding nicotinate (nicotinamide) nucleotide adenylyltransferase has translation MRVGVFGGSFDPPHLGHLSIAEEVMERLNLDEVWFIPANTSPHKLDAPPVDPTHRMRMLSLMLEGRRGFKVLDIELKKQPPSYTIDTLRQLKQHYPHFDFYLIMGDDAVQGFLRWKDPEEIVKLARLAIVRRGALEDISFLQSSPQVLAAVKNGYLKTSLYPASSTSIRKLVREKGDFSRFLTPEVSEYIRHHNLYSGIEVKPRD, from the coding sequence GTGCGCGTTGGGGTATTTGGGGGATCGTTCGATCCCCCACATCTTGGACATTTATCGATCGCTGAAGAGGTGATGGAGCGTCTCAATCTTGATGAGGTGTGGTTTATTCCTGCCAATACCTCTCCCCACAAGTTAGACGCACCCCCTGTCGATCCAACACACAGGATGCGGATGCTCTCTTTGATGCTTGAAGGGAGGCGGGGATTCAAAGTCCTCGATATCGAACTGAAAAAGCAGCCGCCCTCTTATACGATCGATACGCTGAGACAGCTCAAGCAACACTATCCCCATTTTGATTTTTACCTCATCATGGGAGATGATGCGGTGCAGGGGTTTTTGAGATGGAAAGATCCCGAAGAGATTGTTAAGCTTGCCCGCCTCGCCATCGTCAGAAGAGGGGCGTTGGAAGATATCTCCTTTCTGCAATCTAGCCCGCAAGTTTTAGCCGCAGTTAAAAATGGATATTTAAAAACTTCCCTTTACCCGGCGTCGAGTACGAGTATTCGGAAGTTGGTTAGGGAAAAGGGAGATTTTTCCCGCTTCCTTACTCCGGAAGTATCAGAATATATACGCCATCACAACCTGTACTCCGGCATCGAGGTAAAGCCTCGGGATTGA
- a CDS encoding FecCD family ABC transporter permease, whose protein sequence is MSKSSLYCLILALMLLPVALFSLYHGDIPWKFVMEGVQRRFAESSSQWNPLLDERIPRLIVLLSTGASLALSGLVMQALFQNPLASPSVLGISCGGSLLVVVVFALDWHLYYPYAVPVGAVIGSFATLMAVYFFSYLKREDIIPNLILTGISISTLLIAIQGVILYALRDHWRLMQTITEWEAGSSVDKTWQHVHMQLPLTVVGLLIAYNYRKELDILSLGDEEALNLGVDVQKVRFRLFVSVALLTGGALAGVGIIAFFGLVLPHLTRRLIGPMNADLVPINIMGGAFALLVMDMLLRYFHIQSLSIGNVSAILGGFFFLALLFGQRRAYA, encoded by the coding sequence TTGAGTAAGTCATCCCTATATTGCCTAATTTTAGCGCTCATGCTCCTTCCGGTAGCCCTCTTCTCCCTCTATCACGGAGACATTCCCTGGAAGTTTGTAATGGAAGGGGTTCAAAGGCGCTTCGCCGAGTCCTCTTCACAATGGAATCCGCTCCTTGACGAGAGAATTCCAAGGCTTATTGTGCTTTTATCTACTGGCGCCTCTCTTGCCCTCTCTGGCCTCGTCATGCAAGCGTTGTTTCAAAACCCGTTAGCTTCTCCGAGCGTTCTGGGTATTTCGTGCGGCGGAAGCCTGCTTGTCGTTGTGGTGTTCGCTCTGGACTGGCACCTCTACTACCCCTATGCGGTGCCTGTAGGAGCGGTTATTGGATCTTTCGCAACACTGATGGCCGTCTATTTTTTCTCTTACCTAAAAAGAGAGGATATCATCCCCAACCTGATTCTGACAGGCATATCCATATCCACGCTCCTGATTGCCATTCAAGGAGTCATCCTTTATGCTTTAAGAGACCACTGGAGGCTCATGCAGACGATCACCGAATGGGAGGCGGGATCTTCGGTGGATAAGACATGGCAACACGTCCACATGCAGTTGCCGCTGACTGTCGTCGGCCTGCTGATCGCTTACAACTACAGGAAAGAGCTGGACATACTCTCTTTAGGTGATGAAGAGGCACTGAACCTTGGAGTCGATGTCCAAAAAGTACGCTTCAGGCTCTTCGTATCGGTCGCCCTGCTGACCGGCGGCGCCCTTGCCGGAGTCGGTATCATCGCATTCTTCGGATTGGTTCTTCCCCACTTGACCCGGCGCCTGATTGGACCAATGAATGCCGACTTGGTGCCCATCAATATCATGGGAGGAGCTTTTGCTCTCCTTGTGATGGATATGCTGCTGCGCTACTTCCACATCCAGTCGCTATCCATCGGGAATGTGTCGGCCATATTAGGAGGATTCTTTTTCCTAGCCCTCCTCTTTGGCCAAAGGAGAGCCTATGCCTGA
- a CDS encoding HAD family hydrolase, protein MLNVVFCDLDKTLISKNCSFGFGVYLFKRGILTLPKAFLLTLHYASFSIGFLSARSLHQKSFALLFRGKRKMQIVKLAEDYIETELLQHVFPRVVEVLTRLKEEGGTLHLLSTSPDFLVDICARRLGFDSSFGTEFLTSADGVFEKVGEVLDGEQKAEKAETIASREASPKKTYALSDSLHDLSLLRAVNHPIAVNPSSRLRREALKRSWQILDP, encoded by the coding sequence GTGCTGAATGTTGTTTTTTGCGACTTAGACAAAACGCTAATCTCAAAAAACTGCAGCTTTGGGTTCGGAGTTTATCTCTTTAAAAGAGGAATTCTCACCCTGCCCAAAGCTTTTCTTTTAACTTTGCACTATGCCTCCTTTTCAATCGGCTTTCTTTCGGCCAGATCGCTCCATCAAAAAAGTTTTGCGCTGCTCTTCCGGGGTAAGCGTAAAATGCAGATTGTCAAACTGGCTGAGGACTATATAGAGACCGAGCTCCTGCAGCATGTTTTCCCTAGAGTCGTTGAAGTTTTAACGCGCCTGAAAGAAGAGGGCGGTACTCTGCACCTCTTGTCGACATCCCCTGATTTCTTAGTGGATATCTGTGCCCGTCGGTTAGGTTTCGATTCCAGCTTCGGAACAGAATTCCTTACCTCTGCCGATGGTGTATTTGAGAAAGTAGGAGAAGTGCTGGACGGTGAGCAGAAGGCGGAGAAGGCCGAAACAATCGCCTCGCGCGAGGCTTCCCCAAAGAAGACGTACGCTCTAAGCGACTCGCTCCACGATCTAAGCTTGCTCCGGGCCGTCAATCACCCAATCGCTGTCAATCCATCCTCCCGTTTACGTCGTGAGGCTCTGAAGCGGAGTTGGCAAATACTTGACCCATAA
- a CDS encoding OmpP1/FadL family transporter produces MTLPAQQSEALLAGVKTTGMAATSVSYPVDAFAGAYNPAAINLLPDRLDLGISWVQFYQRTNVHDNASVLNILYPDNPLNGSRNAAKTPNVYVPEFGINKHFCFDWCGKPIHLTTGLVSYNRNYLKTTYGKTITLFGTSKPGLEYIHQTVAPMLAVNFCEQHNIGVSLNINVQRIKLNGLQNFDNANSSSSPGNVTNRGYNWSTGVGVTLGYLWQPTDCFRVGASWTPKTSNPRFKKYKGFLADKGNFPTPMRFQAGLSYNIWSCLAVAFDYEYVKWQDVQHLKNHFLPNLFEAHLGDKGGAGLGFKNQHFYRFGVDYTLNECWDFRAGFRHANCVIPSSDTGPNLLTCDLVQNVLTLGTTYHINACNEISVLYAHGFEKKVKGKDSIPENQPFGGGEVDLKQSLNVWGVSWGMKF; encoded by the coding sequence TTGACGCTGCCGGCGCAGCAATCTGAAGCGCTGCTTGCAGGCGTCAAAACAACCGGAATGGCCGCTACAAGCGTGTCCTATCCGGTAGACGCATTTGCCGGGGCATATAACCCTGCAGCCATCAACCTTCTTCCAGATAGACTTGACTTGGGCATCAGCTGGGTTCAATTCTATCAGCGCACCAACGTCCACGACAACGCCAGCGTACTGAACATCCTGTACCCAGACAACCCGTTGAACGGCTCCCGCAATGCCGCAAAGACTCCAAACGTCTATGTACCCGAATTCGGTATCAACAAGCACTTCTGCTTCGACTGGTGCGGTAAACCCATCCACCTCACGACAGGACTTGTTAGCTACAACAGAAACTACCTGAAAACGACCTACGGAAAAACGATCACACTGTTTGGCACAAGCAAACCAGGTCTTGAGTACATCCACCAAACAGTCGCTCCTATGCTGGCAGTCAACTTCTGCGAACAGCATAATATCGGCGTTTCGTTGAACATCAACGTTCAGCGCATCAAACTCAACGGCTTGCAGAACTTTGATAACGCGAACTCCTCCAGCTCACCAGGCAACGTAACCAACAGAGGCTACAACTGGTCAACAGGTGTAGGCGTAACACTTGGTTACCTGTGGCAACCTACAGATTGCTTCCGCGTAGGCGCATCCTGGACGCCAAAAACCAGCAATCCTCGCTTCAAAAAATACAAAGGATTCCTGGCAGACAAGGGCAACTTCCCCACTCCGATGCGTTTCCAGGCCGGCCTCTCCTACAACATCTGGAGCTGCCTGGCTGTTGCGTTTGACTACGAATATGTCAAATGGCAAGACGTTCAGCACTTGAAGAACCACTTCCTACCCAACCTGTTCGAAGCTCACTTAGGTGACAAGGGTGGCGCCGGACTTGGATTTAAGAACCAGCACTTCTATCGCTTTGGTGTAGACTACACACTGAACGAATGCTGGGATTTCAGAGCAGGATTCCGTCACGCCAACTGCGTCATCCCCTCTTCGGATACAGGACCAAACCTCTTGACATGCGACTTAGTTCAAAATGTCTTGACGCTGGGAACAACCTACCACATCAACGCTTGCAACGAAATCTCAGTACTTTACGCTCATGGATTTGAGAAAAAAGTTAAGGGCAAGGACTCGATTCCTGAAAACCAGCCATTTGGCGGAGGAGAAGTCGACCTGAAGCAATCGCTCAACGTATGGGGCGTTTCCTGGGGTATGAAGTTCTAA
- a CDS encoding ABC transporter ATP-binding protein → MPESTPLLDIRNLSYTAKKKKIIKSITFAVHHGETLTVLGPNGSGKSTLLRLIGGLITPSAGDLFYRGGDLHAMPRKELSKTVSLVPQTPSVQFEFSAAEIVSMGAFASSKKLDPIQLEDVMTRLKIYHLKDMPIQSLSAGERQRCYIARTLLADSPLMMLDEPMSFQDVLGRNVLKEEIKRLKTACKTLIITSHDFNFVKALSDRCLLLDKGDVKYLGRHEPLFAGDLIAETFGIDS, encoded by the coding sequence ATGCCTGAGTCTACCCCCCTCTTAGACATCCGCAACTTAAGCTACACAGCGAAGAAAAAAAAGATCATCAAATCCATCACATTCGCTGTCCACCATGGAGAAACCCTCACCGTTTTAGGACCCAACGGATCGGGAAAGTCCACCTTGCTGAGACTGATCGGGGGCCTCATTACGCCCTCTGCCGGCGACCTCTTCTACCGGGGAGGTGATTTGCATGCCATGCCGCGGAAAGAGCTCAGCAAAACAGTCTCCCTAGTCCCGCAAACTCCTTCTGTCCAATTTGAATTTTCAGCCGCTGAAATCGTTTCGATGGGAGCTTTCGCCAGTTCAAAAAAGCTCGATCCCATTCAGCTGGAAGATGTGATGACACGGCTAAAAATCTATCATTTAAAAGACATGCCGATTCAAAGCCTGTCGGCCGGCGAAAGACAACGCTGCTATATTGCCAGGACCCTGCTGGCAGACAGCCCCTTGATGATGCTTGATGAACCGATGTCTTTCCAGGATGTTTTGGGACGCAATGTTCTAAAGGAAGAAATCAAGAGGCTCAAAACCGCTTGCAAAACCCTGATCATCACCTCGCACGACTTCAATTTCGTAAAAGCCTTAAGCGACCGTTGCTTGCTGCTAGACAAAGGAGACGTCAAATACCTAGGCCGCCACGAACCCCTGTTCGCGGGAGACCTCATTGCAGAAACCTTTGGTATCGACTCTTAG
- the groL gene encoding chaperonin GroEL (60 kDa chaperone family; promotes refolding of misfolded polypeptides especially under stressful conditions; forms two stacked rings of heptamers to form a barrel-shaped 14mer; ends can be capped by GroES; misfolded proteins enter the barrel where they are refolded when GroES binds): MSTTAKDIIFEEEARENLLKGIKKLTDAVACTLGPKGRNVGLERSWGAPLITSDGRSIIKDITLKDRYEDIGASMAKEVVEKIKEKSGDGTTTGTILLLAMVENGMKHISSGLSPITLKRGMDKATEAIIKHIEKKAIAVKSSKETKNIATVSASGNEEIGAMIADAIEKVGKSGVITIEEGKGTETTIELVEGMEFDRGYISPYFCTNLEKMIVEMENAEILISDKKISNIHEILPLLQHTAATGKELLIIAEDIDGDALSTLVVNKIRGTLKVAAIKAPGFGDRRKAMLQDIATLTGGTLIAEDAGLTLDKATPEQLGKADKITISKDRTIIIDGKGQPKQIEARVKQIEGELEKTTNTYDKEKLEERRAKLSGGVAVIRVGAMTEPEMKQKKQLFEDSLSSTKAALAMGVVPGGGVALLAAAEAIKALNLQGEEAIGADIIVKACQAPLKQIAENTGFDGSVVLSDVLKAGKNYGFNALTEKVEDLLQAGVIDPVKVVINALTHANSAAGIILISEALIVDAEDDKDA, translated from the coding sequence ATGTCGACCACTGCGAAAGACATCATCTTTGAAGAAGAAGCGCGAGAGAATCTCTTGAAAGGGATTAAAAAACTGACAGACGCGGTTGCGTGCACCCTTGGACCGAAAGGGCGTAACGTCGGCCTCGAAAGAAGCTGGGGCGCCCCATTGATCACTTCGGACGGCCGCAGCATCATCAAGGATATCACGCTGAAAGACCGTTATGAAGACATCGGCGCCTCCATGGCAAAAGAAGTCGTTGAAAAAATTAAAGAAAAAAGCGGTGACGGGACAACGACAGGCACCATTTTACTGCTCGCCATGGTTGAAAACGGGATGAAACACATCAGCTCCGGCTTAAGCCCCATCACTCTGAAGAGAGGAATGGATAAAGCGACAGAGGCGATCATCAAGCACATTGAGAAAAAAGCCATCGCTGTCAAGAGCAGCAAAGAAACAAAGAATATCGCGACTGTCTCCGCCAGCGGCAACGAAGAGATTGGCGCCATGATCGCAGACGCCATCGAGAAAGTGGGCAAATCCGGAGTCATCACGATTGAAGAGGGAAAAGGAACTGAAACCACGATTGAGCTGGTTGAAGGGATGGAATTCGACCGCGGCTACATCAGCCCCTATTTCTGCACCAACTTAGAAAAGATGATCGTTGAGATGGAAAATGCCGAAATCCTGATCAGCGACAAAAAAATTTCCAACATCCATGAGATCCTCCCCCTACTGCAGCATACAGCAGCCACAGGAAAGGAATTGCTGATCATTGCCGAGGACATCGATGGAGACGCTCTCTCCACTTTAGTCGTGAACAAAATCCGCGGCACATTGAAAGTTGCGGCCATCAAAGCTCCGGGATTTGGGGACAGAAGAAAAGCGATGCTGCAAGATATCGCCACTCTCACCGGCGGAACGCTAATCGCGGAAGATGCCGGACTCACCCTCGACAAAGCAACTCCTGAGCAGCTTGGAAAAGCCGACAAAATCACCATCAGCAAGGATAGAACAATCATCATTGATGGCAAGGGCCAGCCAAAGCAAATTGAAGCCCGCGTTAAACAGATCGAAGGAGAGTTGGAAAAAACAACCAACACTTACGACAAAGAAAAACTCGAAGAGCGAAGAGCCAAGCTTTCAGGTGGCGTGGCCGTTATCCGGGTCGGTGCGATGACAGAGCCGGAAATGAAGCAGAAAAAGCAGCTCTTTGAAGACAGCTTGAGCTCCACTAAGGCCGCTCTCGCCATGGGTGTCGTTCCCGGTGGTGGCGTAGCTCTCCTTGCAGCCGCCGAGGCAATCAAAGCCCTCAATCTGCAAGGCGAGGAAGCCATTGGCGCCGACATTATCGTCAAGGCATGTCAGGCCCCCCTCAAGCAGATCGCTGAAAACACCGGTTTTGACGGCTCTGTGGTTCTCTCCGATGTGCTTAAGGCCGGAAAGAATTACGGGTTCAATGCGCTGACGGAAAAGGTGGAAGACCTCCTTCAGGCTGGTGTCATCGATCCGGTTAAAGTTGTCATCAACGCTTTAACCCATGCCAACAGTGCGGCCGGCATCATCCTCATCTCCGAGGCTCTGATCGTCGACGCCGAAGATGATAAGGACGCTTAA